In Helianthus annuus cultivar XRQ/B chromosome 8, HanXRQr2.0-SUNRISE, whole genome shotgun sequence, a single genomic region encodes these proteins:
- the LOC110872381 gene encoding pleiotropic drug resistance protein 2: MLNQVHENPGTGSTHIDHPDKKQIIENMLKLIEEDHESFLMRIRERIDRVGIKIPKIEVCYKNLSVEGDVFIGSRALPTLLNATLNVIESFLQVIRVVPSNKKVHKILQDVSGIVKPSRMTLLLGHPGSGKTTFLRTLAGVLQKDLRQTGEVTYCGHKLSEFIPQRTCAYISEYDVHHGEMTVQETFDFAARCLGVGTRFDLLVDVLRREQEAGITPDPDIDAFMKATYSMAGQEPSLVSDYVLKILGLDTCADILVGDQMRRGISGGEKKRVTTGEMLVGPAKVFFMDEISTGLDSSTTYQIVNHLKHMVHTMDATMVISLLQPAPETFELFDDIILLSEGRIVYQGPCENVLEFFENVGFKCPKRKGVADFLQEVTSKKDQEQYWLKKDEPYRFISTHEFTQLFTHSQLGHNLYNSLASPYDMTNAHPAALAKEKYGISSLDLLKTNLARESLLMKRNAFLYIFKTCQITLLSIIAFTLFYRTTMKSGQLKDGGKFLGALFFSLLNVMFNGTAELALTVMRLPVFYKQRDALFYPVWVFVIPIWLLKIPISVIESTLWTVITYYTIGFAPSVDRFFKQLLTYICVHQMALCLFRLLASIGRRQVVANALATFTLLVIFILGGFIVSKDDIDSWMIWGYYMSPMMYGQNAIAINEFLDDRWNTPNPDPRINESTVGRVILSSRGMFKSDYMFWICIGALVAYSLIFTVLFILALTYLNPLGDSRTVVPNQDEQTKHKRRTAKDQDREMAAKKRGMVLPFQPLSLAFSHVNYYVDMPAEMKAQGIKMDRLQLLNDVSGAFRPGILTALVGVSGAGKTTLMDVLAGRKTGGCIEGNISISGYPKNQETFARVSGYCEQNDIHSPHVTVYESLVYSAWLRLAPDVTDESRHMFVEEVMNLVELNPIRDSLVGMPGVDGLSTEQRKRLTIAVELVANPSIIFMDEPTSGLDARAAAIVMRTVRNTVDTGRTVVCTIHQPSIDIFEAFDELLLMKRGGQIIYAGPLGHHSHLLIQYFQSIPGVIKIKDGQNPATWMLEVSSSSVEAKLGVDFATIFANSELYTRNQNLIKELSTPAPGSKNLHFATKYSQSFFTQCNACLWKQRLSYWRHPQYNAVRFLMTTVIGLVFGIIFWDKGQKTSRQQDLMNMLGAMYAAVLFLGGTNTSSAQTIVSIERTVFYREKAAGMYSPLPYAFAQVAIEVIYICIQTFIYGLLLYYMIGFAWSPTKFMWFYFFVCMCFIYFTLYGMMLIALTPNYHIAAITMTFFLSFWNLFSGFLIPRPQIPIWWRWYYWGNPVAWTLYGLITSQLGQNENLVEVPGAGSIPLKNFIKKFWGYEYDFLPYVAVAHVAWVAFFFIVFTFGIKFLNFQRR, translated from the exons ATGTTGAATCAAGTTCATGAAAATCCAGGAACCGGAAGCACACATATTGATCATCCAGATAAGAAGCAGATTATCGAGAACATGCTTAAGCTTATCGAAGAAGATCACGAAAGCTTTCTTATGCGTATTCGAGAAAGGATTGACAG AGTTGGGATCAAAATTCCAAAGATTGAAGTGTGTTACAAGAATCTATCAGTTGAAGGAGATGTGTTCATAGGGTCTAGAGCACTACCAACTTTGTTAAATGCCACCCTTAATGTCATAGAG TCGTTTCTTCAAGTCATTAGGGTTGTTCCATCAAACAAAAAGgtgcacaaaatattacaagaTGTGAGTGGAATAGTGAAACCATCAAG GATGACACTACTTCTTGGACATCCAGGATCTGGGAAAACAACATTCCTAAGAACACTTGCTGGAGTACTACAAAAAGATCTAAGACAAACAGGAGAAGTTACTTATTGTGGTCATAAATTATCAGAATTCATTCCTCAAAGAACTTGCGCCTATATTAGCGAATACGATGTCCACCATGGTGAGATGACTGTTCAGGAGACGTTTGATTTTGCTGCACGTTGCCTTGGTGTAGGAACTAGATTTGATCTCTTGGTAGATGTGTTGAGACGTGAGCAAGAAGCAGGGATCACACCGGATCCTGATATCGACGCTTTCATGAAAGCCACATATTCAATGGCTGGACAGGAACCTAGTTTGGTTTCTGACTATGTTCTCAAG ATTCTTGGCTTAGATACGTGTGCCGATATCTTGGTCGGCGATCAGATGCGAAGAGGAATCTCTGGTGGAGAAAAGAAACGTGTGACTACTG GAGAAATGTTAGTAGGGCCTGCAAAAGTGTTCTTCATGGATGAAATTTCAACTGGTTTGGACAGTTCGACTACTTATCAAATCGTTAACCACTTAAAACATATGGTTCATACCATGGATGCAACCATGGTCATCTCTCTTCTACAACCTGCACCTGAAACATTCGAGTTATTTGATGATATTATACTCCTTTCAGAGGGTCGAATTGTGTATCAAGGGCCTTGCGAAAATGTACTTGAGTTCTTCGAAAATGTAGGATTCAAATGCCCAAAAAGAAAAGGGGTTGCAGATTTTTTACAAGAAGTTACTTCAAAAAAAGATCAAGAACAGTACTGGTTGAAGAAAGATGAACCTTACCGATTCATCTCTACACACGAGTTTACGCAGCTGTTCACTCACTCCCAACTCGGCCATAATCTTTATAACAGTCTTGCGAGTCCTTACGACATGACCAATGCTCACCCTGCCGCTTTGGCAAAAGAGAAATACGGTATATCCAGTTTGGATCTTTTAAAGACGAATTTAGCAAGGGAATCGTTGCTAATGAAGCGAAACGCTTTTTTGTACATATTTAAGACGTGCCAGATTACATTGTTGTCAATCATCGCATTCACTTTGTTCTATAGAACAACTATGAAAAGTGGTCAGCTAAAAGATGGTGGAAAATTCTTGGGTGCATTGTTCTTTAGTCTTCTTAATGTGATGTTTAATGGTACGGCAGAGCTCGCGCTCACCGTTATGAGGCTTCCTGTGTTCTATAAACAAAGGGATGCTTTGTTTTACCCGGTGTGGGTCTTTGTGATCCCTATTTGGCTTCTAAAGATTCCTATATCCGTCATTGAGTCTACCCTATGGACTGTTATAACATATTACACCATTGGGTTCGCGCCTTCGGTTGACAGGTTTTTTAAACAACTTTTGACATATATCTGTGTGCACCAAATGGCTTTGTGTCTCTTCCGGTTGCTTGCTTCGATTGGGAGAAGACAGGTGGTCGCAAATGCGCTTGCTACCTTTACGCTGCTAGTAATCTTCATACTAGGCGGATTCATTGTATCAAAAG ATGACATTGATTCATGGATGATATGGGGTTATTACATGTCTCCCATGATGTATGGGCAGAATGCCATCGCGATCAATGAGTTTTTAGACGATAGATGGAACACT CCGAATCCTGATCCAAGAATCAACGAATCAACGGTAGGAAGAGTTATACTTAGTTCTAGAGGCATGTTCAAGAGTGACTATATGTTTTGGATTTGCATTGGTGCACTCGTTGCGTATTCGCTGATCTTTACCGTCTTGTTCATTTTAGCATTGACGTATTTGAATC CTCTTGGAGATTCGAGAACTGTCGTCCCAAATCAAGATGAACAAACTAAACACAAAAGAAGAACAGCCAAAGATCAAG ATAGAGAAATGGCAGCTAAAAAGAGAGGAATGGTGCTTCCATTTCAGCCATTATCACTTGCATTTTCTCATGTCAATTACTATGTTGATATGCCTGCG GAGATGAAAGCTCAAGGAATAAAGATGGATCGTTTGCAACTGCTAAACGATGTTAGTGGTGCGTTTAGGCCGGGTATTTTGACAGCATTGGTTGGTGTTAGTGGTGCCGGAAAAACAACTTTGATGGATGTTTTAGCCGGAAGAAAGACTGGTGGGTGTATTGAAGGAAACATTAGCATTTCCGGGTACCCTAAAAATCAAGAAACGTTTGCGCGTGTGAGTGGATATTGTGAACAAAACGACATCCATTCTCCACATGTCACAGTTTACGAATCGCTTGTGTATTCTGCGTGGCTTCGTCTCGCTCCAGACGTAACCGATGAATCAAGACAC ATGTTTGTGGAGGAAGTTATGAATTTGGTCGAGTTGAATCCGATAAGGGATTCGCTAGTCGGGATGCCAGGAGTAGACGGTCTCTCAACTGAACAAAGAAAGAGACTGACGATAGCGGTTGAGTTAGTGGCTAACCCTTCCATTATCTTTATGGACGAGCCGACGTCAGGACTTGATGCAAGGGCTGCAGCCATTGTCATGCGTACTGTCAGGAACACCGTTGATACAGGTAGAACGGTTGTCTGCACTATTCACCAGCCAAGCATCGACATTTTCGAAGCGTTTGATGAG CTATTATTGATGAAACGAGGCGGTCAGATCATTTATGCCGGACCTCTTGGACACCATTCTCACCTATTAATCCAATACTTCCAA TCGATTCCAGGGGTTATAAAGATAAAAGACGGTCAGAATCCCGCAACTTGGATGCTTGAAGTCAGTTCTTCTTCGGTTGAAGCTAAACTTGGTGTCGATTTTGCAACGATCTTTGCCAATTCTGAACTATACAC GAGGAACCAGAATCTCATCAAAGAGTTGAGCACGCCTGCACCAGGGTCCAAGAACTTGCATTTCGCGACAAAGTACTCACAATCGTTTTTCACACAATGCAATGCATGTTTATGGAAGCAACGACTTTCTTACTGGAGACATCCACAGTACAACGCTGTTCGGTTCTTGATGACGACAGTCATTGGACTTGTTTTTGGAATAATTTTCTGGGATAAAGGCCAAAAAAC GAGCCGACAACAAGATCTGATGAATATGCTTGGCGCTATGTACGCCGCTGTTTTGTTTCTTGGAGGAACGAATACTTCTTCCGCACAGACCATAGTGTCTATAGAAAGGACGGTTTTCTATCGAGAAAAAGCCGCAGGGATGTATTCTCCACTTCCTTATGCATTTGCTcag GTGGCGATCGAGGTGATTTACATTTGCATTCAAACATTTATATATGGTCTTCTACTTTATTACATGATCGGATTCGCTTGGTCGCCTACAAAGTTCATGTGGTTCTATTTCTTCGTATGTATGTGCTTCATCTACTTCACGTTATACGGAATGATGCTTATAGCGCTCACTCCAAACTACCATATCGCTGCGATCACTATGACATTCTTCCTTAGTTTCTGGAACTTGTTCTCCGGATTTCTGATTCCTAGACCG CAAATTCCGATATGGTGGCGGTGGTATTACTGGGGTAACCCCGTGGCGTGGACCTTATACGGGCTTATTACATCGCAGTTAGGCCAAAACGAAAACCTGGTTGAAGTTCCTGGAGCCGGTTCAATTCCGTTGAAGAACTTCATAAAGAAATTTTGGGGATATGAATACGATTTTCTCCCATATGTTGCGGTGGCTCATGTTGCGTGGGTGGCTTTCTTTTTCATCGTCTTCACATTCGGCATCAAATTTCTTAACTTTCAAAGAAGATAG